The Sphingomonas sanxanigenens DSM 19645 = NX02 genome includes a region encoding these proteins:
- a CDS encoding DUF3008 family protein, whose amino-acid sequence MPAKSAAQQKAAGAALSAKRGDTPKSKLKGASREMEKSMSEQQLEEFAETKRKGKPEHVKD is encoded by the coding sequence ATGCCGGCCAAGTCAGCGGCGCAGCAAAAGGCGGCGGGTGCCGCATTGTCCGCCAAGCGGGGCGACACGCCCAAAAGCAAGCTCAAGGGCGCATCCCGCGAGATGGAAAAGTCGATGAGCGAGCAGCAGCTCGAAGAGTTCGCGGAGACGAAACGCAAGGGGAAGCCCGAGCACGTCAAGGACTGA